A window of the Phaseolus vulgaris cultivar G19833 chromosome 5, P. vulgaris v2.0, whole genome shotgun sequence genome harbors these coding sequences:
- the LOC137836025 gene encoding nodulin-30-like isoform X2: MRAILITLFLILSVVVAEEAEDAAIVETIDPAKEAGISVATNPAKDHGIGGTGEINDLAEDAGVGISKAIYQTLSGQPEAYESPRFKRFVTHCSSHVAETCSDPMHYEGGIRNPTGLSHCIFDSMEACLADHKASFYDSARSKILNLKPTKVEYLPVIIQTVKFQTVLKTCSQVSAQSCLSDSDVDASTLGACLLPSLNQCVYPTQVPPPPPPGGRK, encoded by the exons ATGAGAGCCATACTAATTACTCTGTTCTTGATCCTAAGTGTGGTAGTTGCAGAAGAGGCAGAAGATGCTGCAATTGTTGAAACCATTGATCCTGCAAAAGAAGCAGGAATTTCTGTAGCAACTAATCCTGCAAAAGATCATGGAATTGGTGGAACTGGTGAAATCAATGATCTTGCTGAAGATGCTGGAGTTGGTATTAGCAAAGCCATTTATCAAACACTTAGTGGGCAACCTGAAGCGTACGAATCTCCAAGATTCAAGAGGTTTGTGACACATTGCAGCTCACATGTTGCTGAAACATGCAGTGATCCAATGCACTATGAGGGTGGAATCCGTAACCCAACTGGGTTGTCTCACTGCATTTTTGATTCCATGGAAGCATGCTTGGCAGATCATAAAGCCTCGTTTTATGACTCTGCTCGTTCCAAAATCCTAAACCTTAAACCCACAAAAGTCGAATATTTGCCGGTTATCATTCAGACAGTAAAATTTCAAACTGTGTTGAAAACCTGCTCTCAAGTCAGTGCACAAAGTTGTTTGAGTGATTCTGATGTTGATGCATCAACTTTAGGAGCTTGTCTCTTACCATCTTTGAACCAGTGTGTGTATCCTACTCAAGTtccacctccaccacctccTG GTGGTCGaaaatga
- the LOC137836025 gene encoding nodulin-30-like isoform X1 has product MRAILITLFLILSVVVAEEAEDAAIVETIDPAKEAGISVATNPAKDHGIGGTGEINDLAEDAGVGISKAIYQTLSGQPEAYESPRFKRFVTHCSSHVAETCSDPMHYEGGIRNPTGLSHCIFDSMEACLADHKASFYDSARSKILNLKPTKVEYLPVIIQTVKFQTVLKTCSQVSAQSCLSDSDVDASTLGACLLPSLNQCVYPTQVPPPPPPDETRR; this is encoded by the exons ATGAGAGCCATACTAATTACTCTGTTCTTGATCCTAAGTGTGGTAGTTGCAGAAGAGGCAGAAGATGCTGCAATTGTTGAAACCATTGATCCTGCAAAAGAAGCAGGAATTTCTGTAGCAACTAATCCTGCAAAAGATCATGGAATTGGTGGAACTGGTGAAATCAATGATCTTGCTGAAGATGCTGGAGTTGGTATTAGCAAAGCCATTTATCAAACACTTAGTGGGCAACCTGAAGCGTACGAATCTCCAAGATTCAAGAGGTTTGTGACACATTGCAGCTCACATGTTGCTGAAACATGCAGTGATCCAATGCACTATGAGGGTGGAATCCGTAACCCAACTGGGTTGTCTCACTGCATTTTTGATTCCATGGAAGCATGCTTGGCAGATCATAAAGCCTCGTTTTATGACTCTGCTCGTTCCAAAATCCTAAACCTTAAACCCACAAAAGTCGAATATTTGCCGGTTATCATTCAGACAGTAAAATTTCAAACTGTGTTGAAAACCTGCTCTCAAGTCAGTGCACAAAGTTGTTTGAGTGATTCTGATGTTGATGCATCAACTTTAGGAGCTTGTCTCTTACCATCTTTGAACCAGTGTGTGTATCCTACTCAAGTtccacctccaccacctccTG ATGAGACACGAAGATAA
- the LOC137836026 gene encoding pentatricopeptide repeat-containing protein At1g52620, whose amino-acid sequence MSKAILSRIKPRHRPKTSSSLPPRINNLVSDVIRILKSHQSEESLQSRLAQSHVVVSDIAHFVIDRIHDPELALKFFDWVSTRPFSCSLDGVAHSSLLKLLSRFRVFSEIELVLESMKVQHLIPTRAAFSALILAYAECGSVDRALQLFHAVREMHSCFPSVVACNSLLNGLVKSGKVDVALQLYDEMLQTDDGTGAAVDNYSTSIVVKGLCNSGKIEEGWRLIKDRWGKSCVPYVVFYNIIINGYCQKGDLQCATRALKELKMKGVLPTVETYGALINGFCKVGEFEAVDQFLTEMAARGLNMNVKVFNNIIDAEYKHGLVAKAAETMRRMAAMGCEPDITTYNVMINFSCRSGRTKEAGELIEKAKERGLLPNKFSYTPLMHAYCKQGDYAKASSMLFRVAELGEKPDLVSYGAFIHGVVVAGEIDVALMVKEKMMEKGVFPDAQIYNVLMSGLCKKGRFSATKLLLSEMLDRNVKPDAYVYATLIDGFIRSGELDEAIKLFEVIIGKGMDPGVVGYNAMIKGFCKFGKMTDALSCLNKMKKVHHTPDEYTYSTVIDGYVKQHDMSSALKMFGQMMKHKFKPNVITYTSLINGFCKKADMIRAEKVFGGMKSFNLEPNVVTYTTLVGGFFKAGRPEKATSIFELMLMNGCLPNDATFHYLINGLTNTAPTPVIVEKNDSKENERSLVLDFFTMMILDEREPVIAAYNSIIVCLCKHGMVDTALLLQTKMLNKGFLVDSVCFTALLHGLCQKGKSKEWRNIISCDLSKIELQTAVKYSLTLDKYLYQGRLSEASVILQTSIEDSKFSEQPDKDLKVIAR is encoded by the coding sequence ATGTCCAAAGCCATTCTTTCTCGAATCAAACCTCGTCACCGCCCCAAAACTTCTTCCTCTTTGCCACCCCGCATCAACAACCTCGTCTCTGACGTCATCCGAATCCTTAAATCCCACCAATCTGAGGAATCCCTACAATCTCGCTTAGCTCAATCTCACGTTGTTGTTTCCGACATTGCCCATTTCGTCATCGACCGAATCCACGACCCGGAACTCGCTCTCAAGTTCTTCGACTGGGTTTCCACCCGACCCTTCTCTTGTTCTCTCGATGGGGTCGCCCATTCTTCTCTTCTGAAGCTCTTGTCCAGGTTCAGAGTGTTCTCGGAGATCGAGTTGGTGTTGGAAAGCATGAAAGTTCAACACTTGATCCCTACCCGTGCAGCATTCAGCGCTTTGATTCTTGCATATGCAGAATGTGGGTCGGTTGATAGGGCTCTCCAGTTATTCCATGCAGTGCGTGAGATGCATAGTTGTTTTCCCAGTGTTGTCGCTTGCAATTCGTTGCTGAATGGGTTGGTCAAGAGCGGGAAAGTCGATGTTGCGCTTCAGCTGTATGATGAAATGCTTCAAACAGATGATGGCACTGGTGCTGCTGTGGATAACTATAGCACCTCCATAGTGGTGAAGGGCCTGTGCAACTCGGGGAAAATTGAGGAGGGTTGGAGGTTGATTAAGGATAGATGGGGAAAGAGTTGTGTGCCATATGTGgtgttttataatataattattaatggTTATTGCCAGAAGGGTGATCTCCAATGTGCAACTAGAGCTCTCAAGGAGTTGAAAATGAAGGGGGTTTTGCCAACAGTAGAAACTTACGGGGCTTTAATTAATGGATTTTGTAAGGTGGGGGAGTTTGAAGCAGTTGATCAATTTCTGACAGAAATGGCTGCAAGGGGATTGAATATGAATGTGAaagtttttaataatattattgatgCAGAATACAAGCATGGTTTGGTAGCCAAAGCAGCTGAGACGATGAGAAGGATGGCTGCGATGGGTTGTGAGCCAGATATTACAACTTACAATGTTATGATTAACTTTTCATGTAGGAGTGGAAGGACTAAAGAAGCTGGTGAACTCATAGAAAAGGCGAAAGAAAGGGGATTGCTGCCTAATAAGTTTAGTTATACACCCCTCATGCATGCTTATTGCAAACAAGGGGATTATGCTAAGGCATCAAGTATGCTTTTTAGGGTTGCTGAACTGGGAGAAAAACCAGACTTGGTTTCTTATGGAGCTTTTATACATGGAGTTGTCGTTGCTGGGGAAATTGATGTTGCACTGATGGTCAAAGAGAAAATGATGGAGAAGGGTGTATTTCCTGATGCTCAAATTTACAATGTTTTGATGAGCGGTCTCTGCAAGAAAGGGAGGTTTTCTGCCACGAAACTACTACTTTCAGAAATGCTTGATCGAAATGTTAAACCTGATGCATATGTTTATGCCACCCTGATAGACGGGTTTATTAGAAGTGGTGAACTTGATGAGGCAATTAAGCTTTTTGAAGTCATAATCGGAAAGGGTATGGACCCTGGTGTTGTAGGGTATAATGCCATGATCAAAGGCTTCTGTAAATTCGGAAAGATGACAGATGCTCTGTCGTGCTTAAATAAGATGAAAAAGGTGCATCATACTCCAGATGAATATACGTATTCCACAGTTATAGATGGATATGTAAAACAACATGACATGAGTAGTGCCCTCAAGATGTTTGGACAAATGATGAAACATAAATTCAAGCCAAATGTGATCACCTACACCTCTTTAATCAATGGGTTCTGTAAGAAAGCAGATATGATCAGAGCTGAGAAAGTTTTCGGAGGGATGAAATCTTTCAATTTGGAGCCTAATGTTGTCACCTACACTACACTAGTTGGGGGTTTCTTTAAGGCCGGTAGACCTGAGAAAGCAACGTCCATTTTTGAGCTAATGCTGATGAACGGTTGTCTTCCAAACGATGCTACATTCCATTACCTGATAAATGGTTTAACAAATACTGCACCTACTCCGGTTATTGTTGAGAAAAATGATTCTAAGGAAAATGAGAGGTCATTGGTTCTGGATTTCTTCACAATGATGATTTTGGATGAACGGGAACCAGTGATTGCTGCTTATAATTCTATTATTGTTTGTCTTTGTAAACACGGAATGGTTGACACTGCCCTATTATTGCAAACTAAGATGCTGAATAAGGGATTTCTTGTAGATTCTGTATGTTTCACTGCTCTGCTACATGGCTTATGCCAAAAGGGCAAATCAAAAGAATGGAGAAATATTATATCCTGTGATCTAAGTAAGATTGAACTTCAAACTGCTGTGAAATATTCCCTGACATTAGACAAATACCTATATCAGGGAAGGCTCTCAGAGGCCTCAGTTATTTTACAGACCTCCATTGAAGACTCCAAGTTTTCTGAACAACCTGATAAAGATCTAAAGGTTATAGCAAGATAG
- the LOC137836027 gene encoding uncharacterized protein, with protein MGWIGETVDSVKSLQIRQVLTQAVSLGMIVTSALIIWKALMCITGSESPVVVVLSGSMEPGFKRGDILFLHMSKDPIRAGEIVVFNVDGREIPIVHRVIKVHEREDTGEVDVLTKGDNNYGDDRLLYAHGQLWLQRHHIMGRAVGFLPYVGWVTIIMTEKPIIKYILIGALGLLVITSKD; from the exons ATGGGTTGGATCGGAGAGACTGTGGATTCCGTCAAATCTCTTCAGATCCGGCAGGTTCTCACCCAGGCCGTTAGCCTCG GCATGATTGTTACGTCTGCGTTGATAATATGGAAGGCATTGATGTGCATTACTGGCAGTGAATCTCctgttgttgttgttctttctGGAAGCATGGAACCAGGATTCAAGCGG GGAGACATCTTATTCCTGCACATGAGTAAAGATCCAATTCGGGCGGGGGAGATTGTTGTGTTTAATGTGGAT gggCGTGAGATTCCAATTGTTCATCGTGTAATTAAG GTACATGAAAGGGAAGATACTGGAGAGGTTGATGTTCTCACAAAAG GAGACAACAATTATGGGGATGACAGGCTATTGTATGCTCATGGTCAGCTTTGGCTGCAAAGGCACCACATAATGGGTAGAGCTGTCGG GTTCTTACCTTACGTGGGCTGGGTGACCATAATTATGACTGAAAAGCCTATTATCAAG TATATTCTCATTGGTGCTTTGGGGTTGCTCGTGATTACTTCAAAAGATTAA